In the Pocillopora verrucosa isolate sample1 chromosome 4, ASM3666991v2, whole genome shotgun sequence genome, TCATTTACAAGCGCATTCAAAAGGGCGAGAAGAAAATGCTGGATTGTGAGGAGAGTGAACCATCCAAACAAAATGGAAAGGCAATGTGACAAAAATCATAACTGTTCTAAATTTTATCATAGATTAGAAACGCTGCCTTGAGAAACCACTAGGTCTGTATGCGTACTGAGGCACAGGGTCCAAGGGGACAATGacttgaaagagaaataaaaaatacacatCTTTTTTCTCAGGTATCGATCAGTTTGGCGAACCCGTCCATGGAAGTATGTACAAAGGCCTCTGGTCTAATAGTCCGAAGGAAGTTAATGAGTTTCCTGACTACACTTTTGAAGAACATTATAAAAAGCCAATTCCATCTTTTCCACCGAGAGAGGTTCTCTATGATTATCTGAAAGGTGCGTATTTTTCTTATCTCCACGACTTACCTGCTGGTTAGCTCTCCGATCgcgttttttgttgttgttgttgttgtgattggttttctCAATTTcgtgatgaaaagaaaactataCAGTGATTGTAGACGAGTGACGTGTAGCttgacaaattgaaaaacaccggagcagttttcaattgctTGTCGAAATACCAAAACCAGAGTTATCACGAAAGCCAATCAGGTGAAAGGTTTCCTTTATATTCAGCCAGAAACTAGCAATCTGctaaagagcgggaaaacgcgggtgtcCAAGTCACGAATGGGTTTGATCTTCGTCTGATTGATGGCACAGAACGAAATAAAGGCAGAACCAAACTTATCCCGGATTATTTCGAAACTTGATTGATAATTGCTCTTCTAGTACGTAGCTTAACAATGACAGCGTTTCTCTTTAATCTTCAATCAGGTCGTTGGACCAAAGGCGATCTTCGCCATTTGATTCATTTCAACCATGTCGTCCGCCAAGTGACCTACAATGATAACACTGACGACTTTTCAGTTGTTGTCAAAAGCCTTGTCGAGGACAAAGACCTTCCTGTTCAGAAGTTTGACTACCTTATCGTGGCGACCGGTCACTTTTCTGTGCCGAGCGTTCCCTCTTTTCCAGGGATTCAAGAGTTTCCTGGCCGCGTGATGCACTCACACGACTTCCGAAATGCCTATCAGTTCCAGGGACAGACGATCCTTATAGTTGGCTCCAGCCATTCCGCTGAGGATATCGCTTTGCAAAACCTCAAATATGGCGCCAAGAAGATCATTTGTTCCTATAAGACCAGACCGATGGGCTTCAAGTGGCCCCCTGAGATCACTGAGAGACCAATGCTAACCAATATCGAAGACAAAACTGTCCACTTCAAGGATGGTACCACTGCCGATGTGGACGCCATCATTTTGTGCACCGGCTACTACTTCCACTTTCCATTCCTTGAAGAGCGTCTCCGACTGAAGACCAGGAATATCTTGTACCCTGCCGGGATGTACAAGAATGTACTGTGGACTGAGGCTGGCAACAACAAGTTTTTCTACATTGGAATGCAAAACCAGGTCTACAGCTTCACCATGTTCGACGCGCAAGCCAAGTGGACCGTGAATTGTATCACAGGGGAGCTCAAACTTCCTGACAAGGAAGCTATGGAGGAGGATATAGCGAAATGGATCGCAAAGTAATAAGTTATGGATCAATTTTCCCTGGTTTGTTGAATGAATTatgtaaaattcctttttcGGTTTTGCCTCACCTTGATTGCTTTAGAAAACTAGCGTCATCCTTCAAAATAATCAAAGGAAACTAAAAGAAATCGCGACTTGTATTTTAGATTCAAAGCTCATCGCTCACTCGCATTTTCTtgccattaaccctttaactcccatgagtgaccaagacagaatttctccttacaatatcaataaaacacCAACCAGATAACAGATGAGaattatagaaaaatatcaatttggggataattaggTGAttcaatacttaattctctaaactaacattataagaattgtatggttgacagtaaggag is a window encoding:
- the LOC131792306 gene encoding trimethylamine monooxygenase-like, which codes for MFKAKRVCVIGAGPSGMSVLFHFNKLRKQGKEIPEIVCYDKQSDWGGLWKYSWETGIDQFGEPVHGSMYKGLWSNSPKEVNEFPDYTFEEHYKKPIPSFPPREVLYDYLKGRWTKGDLRHLIHFNHVVRQVTYNDNTDDFSVVVKSLVEDKDLPVQKFDYLIVATGHFSVPSVPSFPGIQEFPGRVMHSHDFRNAYQFQGQTILIVGSSHSAEDIALQNLKYGAKKIICSYKTRPMGFKWPPEITERPMLTNIEDKTVHFKDGTTADVDAIILCTGYYFHFPFLEERLRLKTRNILYPAGMYKNVLWTEAGNNKFFYIGMQNQVYSFTMFDAQAKWTVNCITGELKLPDKEAMEEDIAKWIAKMDEVKDYHGAVDFQTEYLVDIAKDAEYGYDLDTTQQFYDWQQHKRENILTYRDRSHASKFTGTQSPIHHSTFMEALDDSMATFLNASEP